Sequence from the Dysidea avara chromosome 5, odDysAvar1.4, whole genome shotgun sequence genome:
ACAAGGGATGATTTGCTTCGCAATTCATCAATATTTTCCTCTCAAAATTTTACTTTTAATGCATTCTCCAATACAGtattcatcaaaattttacttGTCAAATATTTGCACTATACAGTAATATATAATGACATTATCATGGATGCTGTTACCTGTATGCAAAATTGTTATATAGTAGGGCTATAATTGTTATTATCAAGAAAAGCTAGTCCATACTGCATAATTCTATTCGCATCATGTTCTTTTAAAACACCAGGTATATAGCAGattacaagtgtaagaaaaattttttttacatttgtgTAGGGATCACAGATAGAAAAAGcagtaaaacaagagaggtcCACCCTACTGTACTATCTGACATTTAATTCAATTTATTCAGCCTGACGATAGTGTGCTTTTTTAACTGTGATCcatactcaaatgtaaaatgtcCAATTTTCCAAATTTTTGCATAATTCATTAGCCATTGCCCAAATTTGGTTAATAAGGTAGTCATCTATATCCATCACAGAAGTTTAGTGATGTTATGATGGTACTGTGTAAAAGTAAAACCATTGCATGTAATTGTTTTGGACTTGAATGATTCTACTGTTGTGTACATAGGTGGTAAAGTTCCTAAAGCCAATACCATACCATTTGAATGTGGGCCAGTCTGATGGACAAGTATGTATTGGACTCCTCAAATCAGACCAATGGAACCCAACTGCCAGTAACTGTTGTATAGAAAGTGTTCTTACCACAATTTTTGCTGCTCTTGCCCGACCACAGCCAGACAGCATTGTAGATGATGATGTGAACAGTACCTACATGCACAACAGAAGTGTATACGAAGAAAGAGCCAGACGCAGTGTCAAAGCCTGATAAGGCATAATTATGTGGGCATATGTGAACAGTTTGCAGTAATATATCTTTGTGCTATATACTACATTAAATTTTGTATCAACTCCTTTAATTACATTGCCTAATTTGGTGGGTAATATACTCAAATTGGAATTACAACTGTTCAACATGTGGTAGTACCAGACAGAACTGATGCTTATATAAAACAATGCACAATGCATACAGTAAGGAAGTTTAGCACCTTGGGTAATGAACAGTATGATATCTTCCTATACGTATTATTAAACCTTGCCAAATGTTTTTTTCTTGCCAATGCTGTTGTATGATAGCTACTAATTTGTCATTTGCCGTACACCAAGCTTTTCtgctctctatacagggtaataaCTATATATcgattagtataggtaatcacacacatttgagtacaattttggctgttacgagtacaattatttcataattgcacgaaaatgcgtgtgattgcctactaatcacatagtgaccacccttcatggtttgtagtacacatctatccagttctatgtggccattaacttctaccaggtgattgcatcatccttctttgtattacatcatttgttgttgcatttaaaaggcttcacatgtctgcaacaggggcggatctaggggggggctttgggggctgaagcccccccccccttcacttttaggctttacttgatcaatatactgagtattataatgacattttgtcttagcataattagatgatcactaataatacaaatactcataaaaccaccttataaacatctttccaaggtattatcagtgggatttatgctaaagtttatgcaacaaggacccggatcagcattggaggtgtacaagatcgagatactctaatagagcagtcagctaactactctaatagaacattcactggaagcataattatagttggttctgttatggaatttttccaaatctacctgcacctatacatacaatgaagtggattggtctgtttaaagtgcttcattcatctacttgtgtagttaatatgtatggcaatacttaatccAGGtagacaatttccattgaaaatgctctcagattcaatcttgtattgttcaaatttcaaaattttccactttcaaaattcttattctaacatgcacctattcagtgttgtgcaattgtgagagggtgcatcgtgtacttggttgtctgtacctacccaaacttttccactAACAAagtgcttcagagagccataccttagtaatctaaaggcagtatataaaatatctacaggcaaaaaatattatgaattttatgtggaaatgtctccaaattgcagtatttttgcatctatatttaaaaaaatttcctggggagtcatgcccccagacccccctagttccagcatgcaaagcatgctgggaagtgtgcttcacacatctctacccaagagattagtaccttgaattagcccccccttctataaatcctagatccgcccctgagcaatcctgattggctactcaaaatgcctacatatgttgcacttaaaaggcttctattgtcagcttatttgattggctattcattatatcactttcttgatgcacttaaaaggcttctgttattttgctattttattggctactttacagtgaaattacagaaacaaggccatgcgatttgggattaattgcactcctactattgagactaatgcatggcaaactaaatcactcATAGTCTATGTGATTAGTattagtaatagcatgggtagcagtgaaatttgggataaataccactagtgttgtattggaaatggggaaaAATTTCCAATATTGGAAATTTAACCATTTCCAATACatcactcgtggtatttatcccaaatttcactgctactcatgctattcccagttaatacgcatgctgtgcattagcgttgttatgtacgcaatttgtcactatgtagtaaacacgtgtcaacactaattgacgctacattgttaacataaattctagagGCCAgagaaattgcaattacaactttttcactgctgtcagtgaaatacgggataaatttcactgctactattgagacttgtatgcaggggcggatccagggggggggggggggggggctttgggggctgaagcccccccccccccttcatgtttaggctttacttgatcaatatgctgagtattataatgaaattttgtcttagcataattatatgatcactaataatacaaatactcataaaaccaccttataaacatctttccaaggtattgtcagtggatttatgctaaagtttatgcaacaaggactcggatcagcattggaggtgtacaagatcgagatactctaatagagcagtcagctaactactctaatagaacattcactggaaacatgtagttagttctgttatggattttttccaaatctacctgcacctatgcatacaatgaagtacattggtctgtttaaagtgcttcattcatctacttgtgcagtttatatgtatggcaatacttacttcaggtacacaatttccattgaaaatgctctcagattcaatcttgtattgttcaagtttcaaaattttccactttcaacattattattctaacttgcacctattcagtgttgtgcaattgtgagaggggtgcatcatgtacttggttgtctgtaacctacccaaacttttccattagcaaaatgcttcagagagccatacctacaatctaaaggcagtatataaaatatctacaggcagaaaatattatgaattttatgtggaaatgtctccaaattgcagtattttagcatctattttcaaaatttttcctggggggggatgcctccagaccccagcatgctgggaagtgtgcttcacacatctctacccaagagattagtaccttgagttagccccccccttttataaatcctagatccgcccctggtatgggcagtgaaacaggtatggtattaattaAAGAATTATGTATTATTCTTAAATCAGCGGGCTGTTAATACAGGAAAAGAGTGAAATTTTTTTGGTTAGCAgtatacatactgtaggtaacATGAGGTTTCTCTACAAAAAACTAAACCTCTAGCTCTAATTTCTTGGAAACTGGAATAGCTACATTGCGCATATTGTGTCAATTCAACCATATTGCTGCTATATGAAGTTTATTATCATAAACAATAGCAAACacaactatatatagctatacaacaaACCATGCAGGTCTACTGCAATAATTGCATCAGATCCATTATGCCATAGACCTAATGTTCCTatattgcaataattatacTGCTTTAAACATTTCAGGGTCCAAGAAGGTTACAAGTATATCAAAACCTTATGATCACATACTGATCATGAGTTCTTTATAATAACCATTTCTTACCTATATAATTGTGGCAATGTGAAGACAAGTAGTTTTGGTGCATTTTCACAGCATCATTAATGTGACTATGCACCCATTAATAAGAATGCGACTGTGTTTGCTGGATTCATGTAAGGCAGGAAAAgtggtttccagatttggtagtgatCCATCATCTTTTATATAAGCtggtaactacgtagctaaagcAGTCCAAGAAAACTGTATTCTCAATCTGAGTCATTTTTAGCCAGCTAATTCAGCTGTATCATGCACCCCAACCCATATCAATCGTTCTGGTGGTTGCAAAAAGTATTAGAAAAGATAGTTGCTAATCAACTCAGTTCAGTAGTATTGCTGAAGCAATTGATTGTAACTTGTCTGTTTGTGTGGCATTCCTTGATATTTTATACACAAAGCATTAGACTCTATAGACCATCATGTTCTCCTACAGAGATTGAGTGATCTTGGAGAGTGCAAAACTGAGCTGTTGTAGTTTGCTAATTATCTATCAGATTGTAATCAAAAAATATAACTGTGACAATTGTTATTTGTAGTTGGGCTTGGTGAGAGAAAGGCATTGGAAATGTTATGGGTCCCATACTGTTCTTAATGTATGTGAATGAGATGTCAGCACAGACTACTTATGGCAAGCTGCTTCAGTTTAGCTCCGGAATCACTCAAGCTATTGTCCAGCAGAATATGTTAAGTGATTTGTCTCAACTTGCAGTCTAGGCTTAGGGAAGCAAATGCAGCTTCATGTCTCAAAATGTAGTTAGATGTGGTTTCGGCCCAGATCCAAGTTGCTTTTACCACCAGATGTTTGTATTGATGGTACCCCTTTGTAGATGTTAAATGTTCAAAAATATGATCTTGGGTCATTTTTGACAGTATACTTCAATGGACTGAAAATGTCTTAGATATCTGCATAAAATGTCTTTTATTTGTTTTGGATCAACCCTTACCAGTGTTCTCTTCCAACTGAAGTCATCAAAATGTTAATTTAACTGTTTTGCTTAATCTATGCTCAGCCTGCAACTGTAACTTCACCACATCAGCAGAGATTACAACGTCTACGTGACTGAGGTGTGCATATCGTTGCCTCCTTATGAAATTTTGACTAAGTGTCCTATTATCGTCATAAATTTCACTTGTTGTCAATTCCATCACTGGTCAGATATTGCTTCTTGTGTGCTTGCAGCAGATATATCAATCAGAACATGACATGCACCTCCCTGGATCCACCAATAGTGTTTGCATTGGTTCAAGTAAACGTATACAAACGCACCGTTGTAGACCATTAGCTATACCCAGAAACCATTTCACTACATCACTGCACACTGGTGGAATGACTTGCCAAATGACATTGCAACTGCTTCTAACTTCCGTGGTGCTGTATGTAATGATGACTAATATATTGACTATTTTATGTAGTGACTGTCTTGATTGTCCGGCAAAAAGCAGCTGTCAAAACACTAAGCAATTTCATAAAGATCATCAACCAAATTAATTTACTTTACCACATGCTTCAGCCAAATGGTAGTTGAACCATCCGTGGAACCCTTAAAGCCCAAGAAAGTAagttcagtaattgatatttgtgaccaggcctgcaaaaatagggcatgtgtgCACAAATTACACCCTGACATGCTAACAGTTCTTGTCTTAGTACTGAAgcaaaatatttgcattctgtaacttgcatcataaagccaactaaatgcttactaagagctgaaaattgtattgtcatagcataatggtacaaaaagttatgagtgatgaaagtttgaaaaagtaggcaaaaatcatgttcccacatgccctatttttgcaggcctggtcacatttacagATCGTAAATTCCAACTATTTGGTTTCCCACAGTCACTCAACTTGCTAGGGGTGTGTATGCCATGTTAAGAATGGGGATTGCATGTTGGGTTGCCGCTTGTGCCTCTGTTGTTTATCACTTCCATTACCACGTTTATGTGTTGATGGGCTATCATGCAAATTCAATATCAAGAATGTGATACGCATGAACCAGAGGCTAGCTAGAGTAAGTAATATATTGTTTCCAGATATAGTTTCCAGATATAGTTTCCATTACTGTGCACTTCAACTTGTCCCAAACAGATATTCATATATGGTAAGACACAGTGGacatatacatgtgtgtataacTAATCCATTCTTTCTTGTATGTACGTGGCTTTGTAAAGAGTGCAGCTTGAGAGTCCGATTCCATGTCATTTATTTTGTCAAGAAGAGTGGATTTATGTAACTATAATCATTACAATAATGCTTCCATCTTGGGTTTTACACGTCATCTCCAAGTTGCAGGGTGAGGCAGCAAGCAATATTTTTGTCCCAACTTTAAAGCCTCTTCACTTATGTAGATCATATCCCATAAACTGCATAATTTTGATCCAACCAGAGAAGCCTTGTAAGTTTGTACATTGCTTCATCAATATGGGAAGCAGCAGCAATATTATTATCATGGGACTCAATT
This genomic interval carries:
- the LOC136256722 gene encoding ubiquitin-conjugating enzyme E2 B-like, with product MAAKMRLTKELKDIQKSPTLKSHGISVYLPSDSNILYWNASMIAPTGSLYQGANLKLEINLSERYPFEPPKVVKFLKPIPYHLNVGQSDGQVCIGLLKSDQWNPTASNCCIESVLTTIFAALARPQPDSIVDDDVNSTYMHNRSVYEERARRSVKA